The following coding sequences are from one Streptomyces sp. NBC_00536 window:
- the cbiE gene encoding precorrin-6y C5,15-methyltransferase (decarboxylating) subunit CbiE: protein MADRVTVIGWDGSPLTAAARSALSAATLVAGAAHHLALPEIPPAAERIRLGSLGLAARRIAGHRGTAVVLADGDPGFFGVVRALRAPEHGLEVEVVPAVSSVAAAFARAGMPWDDAQVVVAQRRTLRRAVNVCRAHTKVAVLTSPGAGPAELALLLEGVHRTFVICEELGTDKERVTVLTSDRAADHSWRDPNVVIVVGGGGPVSADPGWLMGQPTAVAVAAAGARGWAHPGHPGEHHRGTPGGEGESALLRAAQLARLGPRTGDLVWDIGAGTGALAVDAAAFGAAVIAVDADPRACDRIEVAARRRGVLLQAVAGRAPHVLENLPEPDVIRIGGGGVPVVEACADRRPERIVTHASTRDEAEAIGRALTERGYAVDCALLQSVGMDTRTWREQERSVVFLIAAERPPKT, encoded by the coding sequence ATGGCCGACCGGGTCACGGTGATCGGCTGGGACGGCTCGCCCCTGACCGCGGCCGCCCGGTCAGCGCTCTCCGCCGCCACCCTCGTGGCCGGAGCCGCCCACCACCTCGCGCTCCCCGAGATCCCGCCCGCCGCCGAACGCATCCGCCTCGGCAGCCTCGGCCTCGCCGCCCGCCGCATCGCGGGCCACCGCGGCACCGCCGTGGTCCTCGCCGACGGCGACCCCGGCTTCTTCGGCGTCGTACGGGCCCTGCGCGCCCCCGAGCACGGCCTCGAAGTGGAAGTGGTCCCGGCCGTCTCCTCCGTGGCCGCCGCCTTCGCCCGCGCCGGCATGCCCTGGGACGACGCCCAGGTCGTCGTGGCCCAGCGCCGCACCCTGCGCCGCGCGGTCAACGTCTGCCGCGCCCACACCAAGGTCGCCGTCCTCACCTCGCCCGGCGCCGGCCCCGCCGAACTCGCCCTGCTGCTCGAAGGAGTCCACCGGACCTTCGTCATCTGCGAGGAACTGGGCACCGACAAGGAACGCGTCACCGTCCTCACCTCCGACCGGGCCGCCGACCACAGCTGGCGCGACCCCAACGTCGTGATCGTCGTCGGCGGCGGCGGACCCGTCTCCGCCGACCCCGGCTGGCTCATGGGCCAGCCCACCGCCGTCGCCGTGGCCGCCGCGGGCGCCCGCGGCTGGGCCCACCCCGGCCACCCGGGCGAGCACCACCGGGGAACCCCGGGCGGGGAAGGGGAATCGGCGCTGCTGCGCGCCGCCCAACTGGCCCGGCTCGGCCCCCGCACCGGCGACCTCGTCTGGGACATCGGCGCCGGAACCGGCGCGCTCGCCGTGGACGCGGCCGCCTTCGGCGCGGCCGTCATCGCCGTCGACGCCGACCCCCGCGCCTGCGACCGGATCGAAGTCGCCGCCCGCCGCCGCGGCGTGCTCCTCCAGGCCGTCGCGGGCCGCGCACCGCACGTACTGGAGAACCTCCCCGAACCCGACGTCATCCGCATCGGCGGCGGGGGAGTCCCGGTCGTCGAGGCCTGCGCCGACCGCCGTCCCGAACGGATCGTCACCCACGCCTCCACCCGCGACGAAGCGGAGGCGATCGGCCGCGCCCTGACCGAACGCGGGTACGCCGTCGACTGCGCGCTCCTGCAGTCCGTGGGCATGGACACCCGGACCTGGCGCGAACAGGAACGCTCCGTCGTCTTCCTCATCGCCGCCGAACGCCCCCCTAAGACCTAG
- a CDS encoding GNAT family N-acetyltransferase, whose protein sequence is MTTTFPDVSISTDRLVLRPFEEEDVAALIEMMNDELITAWTEVPHPYTRADAHRWATGGADRERTEGRGIIFAVTEFLTHRLVGTVHVRHTDWRCLSAEVGYATAPWARGEGYACESVLAVAQWLFRDHGFERLELRTAADNAASQQVAQKIGCISEGVLRNAWIVRTQTADGRWADTRTDLLVWGLVPEDLDDLDVLDGYGEFHAVPEQRTAPAPAQRSAPEPEPRTAPAPERRTAAGADRN, encoded by the coding sequence ATGACAACCACCTTCCCGGACGTCTCCATCAGCACGGACCGGCTGGTGCTGCGCCCCTTCGAGGAAGAGGACGTCGCCGCGCTCATCGAGATGATGAACGACGAACTCATCACGGCCTGGACCGAGGTCCCGCACCCCTACACCCGCGCCGACGCCCACCGCTGGGCCACCGGCGGCGCCGACCGCGAGCGCACCGAGGGCCGCGGCATCATCTTCGCCGTCACCGAGTTCCTCACCCACCGGCTGGTCGGCACCGTCCACGTCCGCCACACCGACTGGCGCTGCCTCAGCGCCGAGGTGGGCTACGCCACCGCCCCCTGGGCCCGCGGCGAGGGCTACGCCTGCGAGTCCGTACTCGCCGTCGCCCAATGGCTCTTCCGCGACCACGGCTTCGAGCGCCTCGAACTGCGCACCGCCGCCGACAACGCCGCTTCCCAGCAGGTCGCCCAGAAGATCGGCTGCATCAGCGAGGGCGTCCTGCGCAACGCCTGGATAGTGCGCACCCAGACGGCCGACGGCAGATGGGCCGACACCCGCACCGATCTGCTCGTCTGGGGCCTGGTCCCCGAGGACCTCGACGACCTCGATGTGCTCGACGGCTACGGCGAGTTCCACGCCGTGCCCGAACAGCGAACCGCCCCCGCGCCGGCACAGCGCAGCGCCCCCGAGCCCGAGCCGCGAACCGCCCCCGCGCCCGAACGCCGCACCGCCGCCGGGGCGGACCGGAACTGA
- a CDS encoding MetQ/NlpA family ABC transporter substrate-binding protein, producing the protein MRSSIKFTALAATTAALALGLTACGTSSDPSSTKSDGGKTDESKPLVIAASPSPHADILNFVKDKLAAKDGLKIEVKEFTDYVLPNTATEQGQVDANFFQHKPYLDDFNKKNGTHIVPVVNVHLEPLGLYSKKVKSLTEIKAGQTVAVPNDPTNEGRALQLLAANKLITLKEGVGTAAKLADITDKKGLEFKELEAATVPRALNDVDAAVINGNYAIEAKLVPAKDALVLEKAEGNPYANLLAVKDGKQNDPRIQKLAKLLNSDEVKKFIEEKYQGSVIPAFGAPAS; encoded by the coding sequence GTGCGCAGCTCCATCAAGTTCACCGCCCTCGCCGCCACCACCGCGGCCCTCGCCCTCGGCCTCACCGCCTGCGGCACCTCCTCGGACCCGTCCTCCACGAAGTCCGACGGCGGCAAGACCGACGAGAGCAAGCCCCTCGTCATCGCGGCCTCCCCGAGCCCGCACGCCGACATCCTGAACTTCGTCAAGGACAAGCTGGCGGCCAAGGACGGCCTCAAGATCGAGGTCAAGGAGTTCACCGACTACGTCCTGCCCAACACCGCCACCGAGCAGGGCCAGGTCGACGCGAACTTCTTCCAGCACAAGCCGTACCTGGACGACTTCAACAAGAAGAACGGCACCCACATCGTCCCGGTGGTCAACGTCCACCTGGAGCCGCTCGGCCTCTACTCCAAGAAGGTCAAGTCCCTCACGGAGATCAAGGCCGGCCAGACCGTCGCCGTCCCGAACGACCCCACCAACGAGGGCCGCGCGCTCCAGCTGCTCGCCGCGAACAAGCTCATCACCCTCAAGGAGGGTGTCGGCACCGCCGCCAAGCTGGCCGACATCACCGACAAGAAGGGCCTGGAGTTCAAGGAGCTGGAGGCCGCCACGGTCCCGCGCGCCCTGAACGACGTCGACGCCGCCGTCATCAACGGCAACTACGCCATCGAGGCGAAGCTCGTGCCCGCCAAGGACGCGCTGGTCCTGGAGAAGGCCGAGGGCAACCCCTACGCCAACCTCCTCGCGGTGAAGGACGGCAAGCAGAACGACCCCCGGATCCAGAAGCTCGCCAAGCTCCTGAACTCCGACGAGGTCAAGAAGTTCATCGAGGAGAAGTACCAGGGCTCGGTCATCCCGGCCTTCGGTGCCCCGGCCTCCTGA
- a CDS encoding methionine ABC transporter permease gives MTWSEMQPLLTQGTYDTLYMVLWSTLVTVLGGLPIGILLVLTDTGGLLQNRVVNKVLGAIVNVGRSMPFIILLIFLIPVTTAVVGTFIGPTAMIVPLAIGAIPFFARLVETSVRGVDHGLVEAVESMGGGVPTLVGKVLLPQALPSLIAAVTTTVITLVGYSAMAGAVGGEGLGSKAITYGFQRFETGFMVATVVVLILLVTVIQLLGDGVVRLLARRGRTA, from the coding sequence GTGACCTGGTCCGAGATGCAGCCCCTGCTCACGCAGGGCACGTACGACACCCTCTACATGGTCCTGTGGTCCACCCTGGTGACCGTCCTCGGCGGCCTGCCCATCGGCATCCTGCTCGTCCTCACCGACACCGGCGGCCTGCTGCAGAACCGGGTGGTCAACAAGGTCCTCGGGGCGATCGTGAACGTCGGCCGCTCGATGCCGTTCATCATCCTGCTGATCTTCCTGATCCCGGTGACCACCGCCGTCGTCGGCACCTTCATCGGCCCCACCGCGATGATCGTCCCGCTCGCCATCGGCGCCATCCCCTTCTTCGCCCGGCTCGTCGAGACCTCCGTCCGCGGCGTGGACCACGGACTGGTCGAGGCCGTCGAGTCCATGGGCGGCGGCGTCCCCACCCTCGTCGGCAAGGTGCTCCTCCCGCAGGCGCTGCCCTCGCTGATCGCGGCCGTCACCACCACCGTGATCACCCTCGTCGGCTACTCCGCCATGGCGGGCGCGGTCGGCGGCGAAGGCCTCGGCTCCAAGGCGATCACCTACGGCTTCCAGCGCTTCGAGACCGGCTTCATGGTCGCCACGGTGGTCGTACTGATCCTGCTCGTCACGGTGATCCAGCTGCTCGGCGACGGCGTGGTCCGCCTCCTCGCCCGCCGCGGCCGGACAGCCTGA
- a CDS encoding methionine ABC transporter ATP-binding protein yields MITTSGLTKVYQSRGREVTALDGVDLHVREGEVYGVIGQSGAGKSSLIRCVNLLERPTTGSVTVDGVDLTALAGRGRRAGRELREARSRIGMVFQHFNLLSSRTVQGNIELPLEILGISGRERSRKALELLDLVGLADKAKSYPGQLSGGQKQRVGIARALAGDPKVLLSDEATSALDPETTRSILQLLRDLNRQLGLTVLLITHEMDVVKAVCDSAALMKRGRIVESGTVSELLATPGSELADELFPVSGAATGIDRTVVDVTFHGEAAAQPVISQLARTYNVDISILGAAMDTVAGRQVGRMRIELPGRYEDNVVPVGFLRERGLQVDRVDAEAPEGAEAPEASAVAGTVPAQLVKDGAK; encoded by the coding sequence GTGATCACCACATCGGGCCTCACGAAGGTCTACCAGTCCCGTGGCCGCGAGGTCACCGCCCTGGACGGCGTCGACCTCCATGTCCGCGAGGGCGAGGTCTACGGAGTCATCGGCCAGAGCGGCGCCGGAAAGTCCTCCCTGATCCGCTGCGTGAACCTGCTGGAACGCCCCACCACCGGCAGCGTCACCGTCGACGGCGTCGACCTCACGGCGCTGGCCGGCCGCGGCCGCCGCGCGGGCAGGGAACTCCGCGAGGCCCGCAGCCGCATCGGCATGGTCTTCCAGCACTTCAACCTGCTGTCCTCGCGCACCGTCCAGGGCAACATCGAGCTGCCCCTGGAGATCCTCGGGATCTCCGGCCGCGAGCGCTCCCGCAAGGCCCTGGAACTCCTCGACCTCGTCGGCCTCGCCGACAAGGCCAAGTCCTACCCCGGCCAGCTCTCCGGCGGCCAGAAGCAGCGCGTCGGCATCGCCCGCGCCCTGGCCGGCGACCCCAAGGTGCTGCTCTCCGACGAGGCCACCAGCGCCCTCGACCCCGAGACCACCCGCTCGATCCTCCAGCTGCTGCGCGACCTCAACCGGCAGCTCGGCCTGACCGTCCTGCTCATCACGCACGAGATGGACGTGGTCAAGGCCGTCTGCGACTCCGCCGCCCTGATGAAGCGCGGCCGGATCGTCGAGTCCGGGACCGTCTCCGAACTGCTGGCCACCCCCGGCTCCGAACTCGCCGACGAACTCTTCCCGGTCAGCGGCGCCGCCACCGGCATCGACCGCACCGTGGTCGACGTCACCTTCCACGGCGAGGCCGCCGCCCAGCCGGTCATCTCCCAGCTGGCGCGCACCTACAACGTCGACATCTCGATCCTCGGCGCCGCGATGGACACCGTCGCTGGCCGCCAGGTCGGCCGGATGCGCATCGAACTCCCCGGCCGCTACGAGGACAACGTCGTCCCGGTCGGCTTCCTGCGCGAGCGGGGCCTCCAGGTCGACAGGGTCGACGCTGAAGCCCCCGAAGGCGCTGAAGCCCCCGAAGCTTCCGCAGTCGCCGGCACCGTCCCGGCCCAGCTGGTCAAGGATGGTGCCAAGTGA
- a CDS encoding GNAT family N-acetyltransferase, with protein sequence MGMSVTISAATAEDAEQIFKLQYLCFQSEAELYGNYLIQPLTQSLDSLKGELASDTVLVARLGDEVVGAVRGSTDDDGTGKIAKLCVHPRLQGHGLGARLLRGVEEALADGSKAARFRLFTGRKSESNLRMYRKAGYVAVGGRTASDGVELVMLEKETTDYAVSA encoded by the coding sequence ATGGGCATGAGCGTGACCATTTCGGCAGCGACGGCCGAGGACGCGGAGCAGATCTTCAAGCTGCAGTACCTGTGCTTCCAGAGCGAGGCCGAGCTGTACGGCAACTACCTGATCCAGCCCCTCACCCAGTCCCTGGACTCCCTCAAGGGCGAGCTGGCCAGCGACACCGTGCTGGTCGCCCGGCTCGGCGACGAGGTCGTCGGCGCGGTGCGCGGCAGCACCGACGACGACGGCACCGGCAAGATCGCCAAACTGTGCGTCCACCCGCGGCTCCAGGGCCACGGCCTCGGCGCCCGTCTGCTGCGCGGCGTGGAGGAGGCGCTGGCCGACGGCTCCAAGGCCGCCCGCTTCCGCCTCTTCACCGGCCGCAAGAGCGAGTCGAACCTGCGCATGTACCGCAAGGCGGGCTACGTCGCCGTCGGCGGCCGGACCGCATCGGACGGCGTGGAGCTGGTCATGCTGGAGAAGGAAACCACCGACTACGCCGTCAGCGCCTGA